Proteins co-encoded in one Gadus morhua chromosome 6, gadMor3.0, whole genome shotgun sequence genomic window:
- the rusc2 gene encoding iporin isoform X1 has product MDRSPKLSGETLIVHHIPLVHCQVSGSRQAGSGGSLKRSNPFSSSENLGLSRTTSLPETDILQKDGLLYGSLVHTSSGGRAREARDERRGDSSTNSQDHLVIAHTLPRAKTCNRNPLRHNPFLLNTDHCEEDEEEDEDGDNLYGYLEDSSFHLHGRASSTLEEEVLPFRLHDLDLGSEPFALRGALGKKWGSIGEESQESLRGMASELSNHLDDLRLLGLAGQRRHGSSGSNMSMDCVEQDWAEEDEDDEDQHMGCGRSSKTVSSCNSHDYQEHFLHSFPEPFSEGGQQGYGSDSSCNSSDGVLVNFSAIYNKMSKPTNLNYSRDPSLSPGSQRNPTVGAFYLDLHTSPNEPLPSHQQNAFLGQPAVQEPHPSTSSTRSSSTQEGHDLDANCNSYHPLHSGSSGDFTSCLQSQARLVVATQNYYKLVTCDLSSQSSPSPVGSSATSCSEEPSKGSPTPNHPREYYLFRPGEDTTTASLGPNENEEKNEDDPTRPPEDRVAAAIQGQLYVNSVNGNASCAGGPRPRSRSYDRNLGQVPPARLGSLERMLSCPVRLSDKAAQLLSPPPRVTSFAEIARSKRRSGGGASSPTLKEGEALFSGCPFTSLDAFPPPEPHAQGGNPGPSPLAGCCSMGSLEPCLLSGMEAHAQGSLCISKDGSMEMVRYSKDQRPTSLPIQPFSFQHPLGARPPQPKPQRPLLAGMGSGVGASGAQTRGPAGTLGGEGSENSTENVLGDQGSRQGPAGGPPPGSIRPSPLGSYSPVRHQGVVSSGTCSTCTPSPQSACSRSCLLSPGLGPLHSLPSDPFRQAPPPDLLGQNAESIPPTLSPVQGHCYHGAAPSMPRDVLGSLVGMDSSRPPDGTKSSGCRPYNAHHLSPQALKWREYRRRNPLGVERSPDSASGGKAPRRFRRNVFDFPSAPSDHASSSHAPRHHGGHSYSELLLDYFSLTEKPPEEFCLSPEPPSSKPSVDLPHKKGLVKAVNTAVDLIVAHFGTSRDPDVKAKLGNSWVSPNVGHLILKYLCPALREVLQDGLKAHLLDLIVGQRRCQPWSLVEASTQLGPSTRLLYALFSKVSQFSELTSHHMRLNAFIFGLLNLRSLEFWFNHVYTHEDIVAAHYDQRGFLPLSQGPCRALFEELLLLLQPLSLLPFDLDVLFESHLLQKDQEHLLRKLQLCSVDQSTRSTFQLMRGWGAAVTQSLKEGGEAKKERAGLRREGTGPRMEGTGGSRDGGNNFVPSTAIVSRKTTVEGNLLSTRVIADLWPERGISGQRMKGVGEESHAEDGQRKRVKERDRDLDRQAGWWYQLMQSSQVYIDPSAEGSKFIKSEKRRRSSERRQPPPSREGVVEGAESKQEAEEHVGRRSLKAPIAEARSRTSWMGSPPESVLSQEKETAGPEAAGPGVEAPGAEAQATAVPAESPLWGRLFGSTLGSPSRKEGAQQRARKSRPPSGWLGLDRSVLDLMTQTLGSGTGKKESPILPSQSKALNPTSTSSQPSPCEVRALCHHIASEPGHLSFHKGDRLKVLNKASADWLLCSLGESQGLVPIVYITLEHKEDRL; this is encoded by the exons ATGGACCGGTCCCCTAAGCTGTCTGGTGAGACCCTCATCGTGCACCACATCCCCCTGGTGCACTGCCAGGTCTCCGGGAGCCGGCAGGCAGGGTCTGGGGGATCGCTAAAGAGGAGCAACCCTTTCAGTTCCTCAGAGAATCTAGGCCTCAGCCGGACCACCTCCCTCCCCGAGACAGACATCCTCCAGAAGGATGGGCTGCTGTACGGCAGCCTCGTTCACACCTCCTCCGGGGGGCGGGCGAGGGAGGCTAGAGACGAACGGAGGGGAGACTCCTCGACCAACTCCCAGGACCACCTCGTGATCGCTCACACTCTCCCCAGAGCCAAGACCTGCAACAGAAACCCTCTTCGCCACAACCCTTTCCTGCTCAACACAGATCACtgtgaggaggacgaggaggaggatgaggatggagacAACCTATACGGCTACCTGGAGGACTCCTCTTTCCACCTCCACGGCCGAGCCAGCTCCACTCTCGAGGAAGAGGTCCTTCCTTTCCGCCTGCATGACTTGGACCTGGGCTCGGAGCCTTTTGCTTTGCGCGGCGCCCTGGGAAAGAAGTGGGGGTCTATCGGGGAGGAGAGCCAGGAGTCTCTCAGGGGCATGGCCTCTGAGCTATCCAATCACTTGGACGACCTCCGGCTGTTGGGATTGGCCGGCCAACGGCGTCACGGCAGCAGCGGCTCCAACATGTCCATGGACTGTGTGGAGCAGGACTGGGCcgaggaggatgaggacgaTGAGGACCAACACATGGGGTGTGGGCGGAGCAGCAAGACGGTGTCCTCCTGCAACTCCCACGACTACCAGGAGCACTTCCTGCATTCCTTCCCCGAGCCCTTCTCTGAGGGGGGCCAGCAGGGCTACGGCAGCGACTCGTCCTGCAACAGCTCTGACGGGGTGCTGGTCAACTTCAGCGCCATTTACAACAAGATGAGCAAACCCACCAACCTCAACTACTCCCgagacccctccctctccccgggGAGTCAGAGGAACCCGACCGTTGGGGCGTTCTACTTGGACCTCCACACCTCCCCTAACGAACCCCTCCCGTCGCACCAGCAGAACGCCTTCCTCGGCCAGCCTGCAGTGCAGgagccccacccctccacgtcctccacccgctcctcctccacccaggaggGGCATGACCTCGACGCCAACTGCAACTCCTACCACCCTTTGCATTCAGGGTCGTCCGGCGacttcacttcctgtctgcagaGCCAGGCGCGGCTGGTGGTGGCCACCCAGAACTACTACAAGCTGGTAACCTGCGACCTGTCTTCCCAGTCGTCGCCGAGTCCGGTGGGCTCCTCGGCCACCAGCTGCTCCGAGGAGCCCAGCAAGGGGAGTCCGACGCCCAATCACCCCAGAGAATACTACCTGTTCAGACCAGGAGAGGACACCACTACAGCCTCCCTAGGG CCAAATGAAAACGAAGAGAAGAATGAGGACGATCCAACCCGGCCACCAGAGGACCGTGTCGCCGCGGCGATTCAAGGCCAGCTGTACGTCAACAGCGTCAACGGGAACGCTTCCTGCGCAGGAGGCCCCCGCCCCCGCTCCCGCAGCTACGACCGTAACCTGGGCCAAGTCCCGCCCGCCCGGCTGGGCTCTCTGGAGCGCATGCTCAGCTGCCCGGTCCGCCTGAGCGACAAGGCGGCCCAGCTCCTCTCGCCGCCGCCCCGCGTCACCTCCTTCGCCGAGATCGCCCGCAGcaagaggaggagtggggggggggcgagctCCCCGACCCTGAAGGAGGGCGAGGCATTGTTCTCCGGGTGCCCCTTCACCTCCCTGGACGCCTTCCCCCCTCCAGAGCCACACGCCCAGGGGGGGAACCCTGGCCCGTCGCCCCTGGCGGGTTGCTGCAGCATGGGCAGCCTGGAGCCGTGCCTGCTCAGTGGCATGGAGGCCCATGCTCAAG GCAGTCTGTGCATCTCTAAGGACGGCTCCATGGAGATGGTGCGCTACTCTAAGGACCAGcgccccacctccctccccatccaGCCCTTCTCTTTCCAGCACCCGCTGGGGGCCAGACCCCCCCAGCCCAAGCCCCAGCGCCCCCTGCTTGCCGGCATGGGGTCCGGGGTGGGGGCCTCTGGGGCGCAGACCCGGGGCCCCGCTGGGaccctgggaggggaggggagtgaaaACTCCACTGAGAACGTGCTTGGCGACCAGGGCAGTCGGCAGGGGCCCGCTGGGGGCCCCCCACCTGGCTCTATTAGACCCTCCCCTCTGGGAAGCTATTCCCCCGTCCGCCACCAGGGGGTGGTCAGTTCTGGGACATGCTCTACTTGCACGCCCAGCCCCCAGTCGGCATGCAGTCGGTCCTGTTTGCTGTCTCCAGGCCTGGGACCCCTCCACAGCCTGCCCTCAGACCCCTTCagacaagcccctccccctgatcTACTGGGACAGAACGCTGAGTCCATTCCCCCCACTCTGTCCCCGGTTCAAGGCCACTGTTACCATGGAGCAGCTCCTAGCATGCCCAGGGACGTGCTGGGCTCCCTGGTCGGCATGGACTCCAGCAGACCACCAGATGGAACCAAGAGCTCTGGTTGCCGACCTTACAATG cgcATCACCTGTCCCCCCAGGCCCTAAAGTGGCGGGAGTATCGCCGTAGAAACCCGCTGGGGGTGGAAAGATCCCCAGACTCCGCCTCCGGGGGGAAGGCGCCACGCAGATTCAGACGCAACGTCTTTGATTTCCCATCAGCCCCCTCTGACCACGCCTCTTCCAGCCACGCCCCCCGACATCATG gGGGTCATTCCTACAGTGAGCTGCTCCTGGACTACTTCTCCCTGACAGAGAAGCCCCCAGAGGAGTTCTGCCTCTCCCCGGAACCCCCCTCCTCCAAGCCCTCCGTCGACCTGCCGCACAAAAAAG gTCTGGTCAAGGCAGTGAACACAGCGGTGGATCTGATAGTGGCCCATTTTGGAACCAGCAGAGACCCGGACGTAAAG GCAAAGTTGGGGAACAGCTGGGTGAGTCCTAACGTGGGCCACCTGATCCTCAAGTACCTGTGTCCAGCCCTGCGGGAGGTGCTTCAGGACGGGCTGAAGGCCCACCTGTTGGACCTGATCGTTGGCCAGCGGCGGTGCCAGCCCTGGAGCCTGGTGGAGGCCTCAACACAGCTGG GCCCTTCCACACGGCTGCTCTACGCTCTGTTCTCCAAGGTCAGCCAGTTCTCTGAACTCACCAGCCATCACATGAGGCTGAATGCCTTCATCTTCGGCTTGCTCAA CTTGAGATCTTTGGAATTCTGGTTCAATCATGTCTATACACACGAAG aTATAGTAGCTGCTCACTACGACCAGCGGGGTTTCCTACCCCTGTCTCAGGGGCCGTGTCGGGCGCTCTTTgaagagctgctgctgctgctgcagcctctctctctcctgcccttcGACCTGGACGTACTGTTTGAGTCCCACCTCCTACAGAAAGATCAAGAGCACCTCCTCCGTAAGCTGCAGCTCTgctctgtcgaccaatcaacacgcTCCACTTTCCAGCTCATGAGAGGATGGGGCGCTGCTGTGACCCAATCACTGAAGGAGGGCGGAGAGGCCAAGAAGGAGAGGGCGGGGCTAAGAAGAGAAGGAACGGGGCCGAGGATGGAGGGGACAGGTGGAAGTAGAGATGGAGGGAACAACTTTGTGCCGTCAACAGCCATTGTCAGCAGAAAGACCACAGTTGAAGGCAATCTACTGTCAACCCGAGTGATAGCTGATCTGTGGCCCGAGAGAGGGATCAGTGGCCAGAGGATGAAAGGTGTAGGGGAAGAGAGCCATGCAGAGGATGGACAAAGAAAGAGAGTcaaggagagagatagggatcTTGACCGCCAAGCGGGCTGGTGGTACCAACTGATGCAGTCCTCCCAGGTCTACATCGACCCATCAGCTGAGGGGTCAAAGTTCATCAAAagtgaaaagaggaggaggtcatCGGAGAGAAGGCAGCCCCCGCCAAGCAGAGAGGGTGTCGTTGAAGGGGCGGAGTCAAAGCAGGAAGCAGAAGAACACGTGGGCAGAAGAAGCCTGAAGGCCCCCATTGCAGAAGCACGTTCCAGAACTTCATGGATGGGAAGCCCTCCAGAGTCTGTCCTCAGCCAAGAGAAGGAGACCGCTGGCCCTGAGGCTGCTGGGCCTGGGGTGGAGGCCCCTGGGGCCGAGGCCCAGGCCACAGCCGTCCCAGCAGAAAGCCCCCTCTGGGGCAGGTTGTTTGGATCGACACTCGGCTCACCTTCTAGGAAGGAGGGAGCCCAACAGAGGGCCAGGAAGAGCAG GCCACCATCCGGCTGGCTTGGCCTCGATCGTTCGGTTCTCGACCTTATGACCCAGACCCTTGGTTCAGGAACAGGAAAGAAAGAGTCTCCAATCTTACCCAGTCAGAGCAAAGCCTTGAATCCAACTTCTACAAGCAGCCAGCCATCTCCATG TGAGGTGCGGGCGTTGTGTCACCACATAGCCTCTGAACCAGGCCATCTGAGCTTCCACAAAGGGGACAGACTGAAGGTGCTGAACAAGGCCAGCGCTGACTGGCTGCTGTGCTCCCTGGGCGAGAGCCAGGGCCTCGTGCCTATCGTCTACATCACCCTGGAGCACAAGGAGGACCGACTCTGA
- the rusc2 gene encoding iporin isoform X3 has protein sequence MDRSPKLSGETLIVHHIPLVHCQVSGSRQAGSGGSLKRSNPFSSSENLGLSRTTSLPETDILQKDGLLYGSLVHTSSGGRAREARDERRGDSSTNSQDHLVIAHTLPRAKTCNRNPLRHNPFLLNTDHCEEDEEEDEDGDNLYGYLEDSSFHLHGRASSTLEEEVLPFRLHDLDLGSEPFALRGALGKKWGSIGEESQESLRGMASELSNHLDDLRLLGLAGQRRHGSSGSNMSMDCVEQDWAEEDEDDEDQHMGCGRSSKTVSSCNSHDYQEHFLHSFPEPFSEGGQQGYGSDSSCNSSDGVLVNFSAIYNKMSKPTNLNYSRDPSLSPGSQRNPTVGAFYLDLHTSPNEPLPSHQQNAFLGQPAVQEPHPSTSSTRSSSTQEGHDLDANCNSYHPLHSGSSGDFTSCLQSQARLVVATQNYYKLVTCDLSSQSSPSPVGSSATSCSEEPSKGSPTPNHPREYYLFRPGEDTTTASLGPNENEEKNEDDPTRPPEDRVAAAIQGQLYVNSVNGNASCAGGPRPRSRSYDRNLGQVPPARLGSLERMLSCPVRLSDKAAQLLSPPPRVTSFAEIARSKRRSGGGASSPTLKEGEALFSGCPFTSLDAFPPPEPHAQGGNPGPSPLAGCCSMGSLEPCLLSGMEAHAQGSLCISKDGSMEMVRYSKDQRPTSLPIQPFSFQHPLGARPPQPKPQRPLLAGMGSGVGASGAQTRGPAGTLGGEGSENSTENVLGDQGSRQGPAGGPPPGSIRPSPLGSYSPVRHQGVVSSGTCSTCTPSPQSACSRSCLLSPGLGPLHSLPSDPFRQAPPPDLLGQNAESIPPTLSPVQGHCYHGAAPSMPRDVLGSLVGMDSSRPPDGTKSSGCRPYNGGHSYSELLLDYFSLTEKPPEEFCLSPEPPSSKPSVDLPHKKGLVKAVNTAVDLIVAHFGTSRDPDVKAKLGNSWVSPNVGHLILKYLCPALREVLQDGLKAHLLDLIVGQRRCQPWSLVEASTQLGPSTRLLYALFSKVSQFSELTSHHMRLNAFIFGLLNLRSLEFWFNHVYTHEDIVAAHYDQRGFLPLSQGPCRALFEELLLLLQPLSLLPFDLDVLFESHLLQKDQEHLLRKLQLCSVDQSTRSTFQLMRGWGAAVTQSLKEGGEAKKERAGLRREGTGPRMEGTGGSRDGGNNFVPSTAIVSRKTTVEGNLLSTRVIADLWPERGISGQRMKGVGEESHAEDGQRKRVKERDRDLDRQAGWWYQLMQSSQVYIDPSAEGSKFIKSEKRRRSSERRQPPPSREGVVEGAESKQEAEEHVGRRSLKAPIAEARSRTSWMGSPPESVLSQEKETAGPEAAGPGVEAPGAEAQATAVPAESPLWGRLFGSTLGSPSRKEGAQQRARKSRPPSGWLGLDRSVLDLMTQTLGSGTGKKESPILPSQSKALNPTSTSSQPSPCEVRALCHHIASEPGHLSFHKGDRLKVLNKASADWLLCSLGESQGLVPIVYITLEHKEDRL, from the exons ATGGACCGGTCCCCTAAGCTGTCTGGTGAGACCCTCATCGTGCACCACATCCCCCTGGTGCACTGCCAGGTCTCCGGGAGCCGGCAGGCAGGGTCTGGGGGATCGCTAAAGAGGAGCAACCCTTTCAGTTCCTCAGAGAATCTAGGCCTCAGCCGGACCACCTCCCTCCCCGAGACAGACATCCTCCAGAAGGATGGGCTGCTGTACGGCAGCCTCGTTCACACCTCCTCCGGGGGGCGGGCGAGGGAGGCTAGAGACGAACGGAGGGGAGACTCCTCGACCAACTCCCAGGACCACCTCGTGATCGCTCACACTCTCCCCAGAGCCAAGACCTGCAACAGAAACCCTCTTCGCCACAACCCTTTCCTGCTCAACACAGATCACtgtgaggaggacgaggaggaggatgaggatggagacAACCTATACGGCTACCTGGAGGACTCCTCTTTCCACCTCCACGGCCGAGCCAGCTCCACTCTCGAGGAAGAGGTCCTTCCTTTCCGCCTGCATGACTTGGACCTGGGCTCGGAGCCTTTTGCTTTGCGCGGCGCCCTGGGAAAGAAGTGGGGGTCTATCGGGGAGGAGAGCCAGGAGTCTCTCAGGGGCATGGCCTCTGAGCTATCCAATCACTTGGACGACCTCCGGCTGTTGGGATTGGCCGGCCAACGGCGTCACGGCAGCAGCGGCTCCAACATGTCCATGGACTGTGTGGAGCAGGACTGGGCcgaggaggatgaggacgaTGAGGACCAACACATGGGGTGTGGGCGGAGCAGCAAGACGGTGTCCTCCTGCAACTCCCACGACTACCAGGAGCACTTCCTGCATTCCTTCCCCGAGCCCTTCTCTGAGGGGGGCCAGCAGGGCTACGGCAGCGACTCGTCCTGCAACAGCTCTGACGGGGTGCTGGTCAACTTCAGCGCCATTTACAACAAGATGAGCAAACCCACCAACCTCAACTACTCCCgagacccctccctctccccgggGAGTCAGAGGAACCCGACCGTTGGGGCGTTCTACTTGGACCTCCACACCTCCCCTAACGAACCCCTCCCGTCGCACCAGCAGAACGCCTTCCTCGGCCAGCCTGCAGTGCAGgagccccacccctccacgtcctccacccgctcctcctccacccaggaggGGCATGACCTCGACGCCAACTGCAACTCCTACCACCCTTTGCATTCAGGGTCGTCCGGCGacttcacttcctgtctgcagaGCCAGGCGCGGCTGGTGGTGGCCACCCAGAACTACTACAAGCTGGTAACCTGCGACCTGTCTTCCCAGTCGTCGCCGAGTCCGGTGGGCTCCTCGGCCACCAGCTGCTCCGAGGAGCCCAGCAAGGGGAGTCCGACGCCCAATCACCCCAGAGAATACTACCTGTTCAGACCAGGAGAGGACACCACTACAGCCTCCCTAGGG CCAAATGAAAACGAAGAGAAGAATGAGGACGATCCAACCCGGCCACCAGAGGACCGTGTCGCCGCGGCGATTCAAGGCCAGCTGTACGTCAACAGCGTCAACGGGAACGCTTCCTGCGCAGGAGGCCCCCGCCCCCGCTCCCGCAGCTACGACCGTAACCTGGGCCAAGTCCCGCCCGCCCGGCTGGGCTCTCTGGAGCGCATGCTCAGCTGCCCGGTCCGCCTGAGCGACAAGGCGGCCCAGCTCCTCTCGCCGCCGCCCCGCGTCACCTCCTTCGCCGAGATCGCCCGCAGcaagaggaggagtggggggggggcgagctCCCCGACCCTGAAGGAGGGCGAGGCATTGTTCTCCGGGTGCCCCTTCACCTCCCTGGACGCCTTCCCCCCTCCAGAGCCACACGCCCAGGGGGGGAACCCTGGCCCGTCGCCCCTGGCGGGTTGCTGCAGCATGGGCAGCCTGGAGCCGTGCCTGCTCAGTGGCATGGAGGCCCATGCTCAAG GCAGTCTGTGCATCTCTAAGGACGGCTCCATGGAGATGGTGCGCTACTCTAAGGACCAGcgccccacctccctccccatccaGCCCTTCTCTTTCCAGCACCCGCTGGGGGCCAGACCCCCCCAGCCCAAGCCCCAGCGCCCCCTGCTTGCCGGCATGGGGTCCGGGGTGGGGGCCTCTGGGGCGCAGACCCGGGGCCCCGCTGGGaccctgggaggggaggggagtgaaaACTCCACTGAGAACGTGCTTGGCGACCAGGGCAGTCGGCAGGGGCCCGCTGGGGGCCCCCCACCTGGCTCTATTAGACCCTCCCCTCTGGGAAGCTATTCCCCCGTCCGCCACCAGGGGGTGGTCAGTTCTGGGACATGCTCTACTTGCACGCCCAGCCCCCAGTCGGCATGCAGTCGGTCCTGTTTGCTGTCTCCAGGCCTGGGACCCCTCCACAGCCTGCCCTCAGACCCCTTCagacaagcccctccccctgatcTACTGGGACAGAACGCTGAGTCCATTCCCCCCACTCTGTCCCCGGTTCAAGGCCACTGTTACCATGGAGCAGCTCCTAGCATGCCCAGGGACGTGCTGGGCTCCCTGGTCGGCATGGACTCCAGCAGACCACCAGATGGAACCAAGAGCTCTGGTTGCCGACCTTACAATG gGGGTCATTCCTACAGTGAGCTGCTCCTGGACTACTTCTCCCTGACAGAGAAGCCCCCAGAGGAGTTCTGCCTCTCCCCGGAACCCCCCTCCTCCAAGCCCTCCGTCGACCTGCCGCACAAAAAAG gTCTGGTCAAGGCAGTGAACACAGCGGTGGATCTGATAGTGGCCCATTTTGGAACCAGCAGAGACCCGGACGTAAAG GCAAAGTTGGGGAACAGCTGGGTGAGTCCTAACGTGGGCCACCTGATCCTCAAGTACCTGTGTCCAGCCCTGCGGGAGGTGCTTCAGGACGGGCTGAAGGCCCACCTGTTGGACCTGATCGTTGGCCAGCGGCGGTGCCAGCCCTGGAGCCTGGTGGAGGCCTCAACACAGCTGG GCCCTTCCACACGGCTGCTCTACGCTCTGTTCTCCAAGGTCAGCCAGTTCTCTGAACTCACCAGCCATCACATGAGGCTGAATGCCTTCATCTTCGGCTTGCTCAA CTTGAGATCTTTGGAATTCTGGTTCAATCATGTCTATACACACGAAG aTATAGTAGCTGCTCACTACGACCAGCGGGGTTTCCTACCCCTGTCTCAGGGGCCGTGTCGGGCGCTCTTTgaagagctgctgctgctgctgcagcctctctctctcctgcccttcGACCTGGACGTACTGTTTGAGTCCCACCTCCTACAGAAAGATCAAGAGCACCTCCTCCGTAAGCTGCAGCTCTgctctgtcgaccaatcaacacgcTCCACTTTCCAGCTCATGAGAGGATGGGGCGCTGCTGTGACCCAATCACTGAAGGAGGGCGGAGAGGCCAAGAAGGAGAGGGCGGGGCTAAGAAGAGAAGGAACGGGGCCGAGGATGGAGGGGACAGGTGGAAGTAGAGATGGAGGGAACAACTTTGTGCCGTCAACAGCCATTGTCAGCAGAAAGACCACAGTTGAAGGCAATCTACTGTCAACCCGAGTGATAGCTGATCTGTGGCCCGAGAGAGGGATCAGTGGCCAGAGGATGAAAGGTGTAGGGGAAGAGAGCCATGCAGAGGATGGACAAAGAAAGAGAGTcaaggagagagatagggatcTTGACCGCCAAGCGGGCTGGTGGTACCAACTGATGCAGTCCTCCCAGGTCTACATCGACCCATCAGCTGAGGGGTCAAAGTTCATCAAAagtgaaaagaggaggaggtcatCGGAGAGAAGGCAGCCCCCGCCAAGCAGAGAGGGTGTCGTTGAAGGGGCGGAGTCAAAGCAGGAAGCAGAAGAACACGTGGGCAGAAGAAGCCTGAAGGCCCCCATTGCAGAAGCACGTTCCAGAACTTCATGGATGGGAAGCCCTCCAGAGTCTGTCCTCAGCCAAGAGAAGGAGACCGCTGGCCCTGAGGCTGCTGGGCCTGGGGTGGAGGCCCCTGGGGCCGAGGCCCAGGCCACAGCCGTCCCAGCAGAAAGCCCCCTCTGGGGCAGGTTGTTTGGATCGACACTCGGCTCACCTTCTAGGAAGGAGGGAGCCCAACAGAGGGCCAGGAAGAGCAG GCCACCATCCGGCTGGCTTGGCCTCGATCGTTCGGTTCTCGACCTTATGACCCAGACCCTTGGTTCAGGAACAGGAAAGAAAGAGTCTCCAATCTTACCCAGTCAGAGCAAAGCCTTGAATCCAACTTCTACAAGCAGCCAGCCATCTCCATG TGAGGTGCGGGCGTTGTGTCACCACATAGCCTCTGAACCAGGCCATCTGAGCTTCCACAAAGGGGACAGACTGAAGGTGCTGAACAAGGCCAGCGCTGACTGGCTGCTGTGCTCCCTGGGCGAGAGCCAGGGCCTCGTGCCTATCGTCTACATCACCCTGGAGCACAAGGAGGACCGACTCTGA